One genomic window of Salvia miltiorrhiza cultivar Shanhuang (shh) chromosome 4, IMPLAD_Smil_shh, whole genome shotgun sequence includes the following:
- the LOC131021769 gene encoding ubiquitin carboxyl-terminal hydrolase 23-like isoform X4 — MAETATTMISSNGVGRTEPEFDSVALFHRRIEFHQAQKHFNGFVNESSNGFKLVKLNSVKASGFAPKNEKSLEHSDVGMDPELSFEITFRRIGAGLRNLGNTCFLNSVLQCLTYTAPLAAYLQSGKHQNSCRTAGFCALCAIQEHVSRALQSSGRILEPKDLVSNLRCISRSFRNARQEDAHEFMVNLLESMHKCCLPCGVPSESPSAYEKSLVHKIFGGRLRSQVKCMQCSYCSNKFDPFLDLSLEIQKADSLYKALAHFTAKEQLDGGAREYQCDQCKQKVKASKQLTVHKAPQVLAVHLKRFSSHSPGQKVDKRVAFEPTLDLKPFVTGPYDGDLKYTLYGVLVHYGWSTHSGHYYCFVRTSSGMWYSLDDNQVVQVNERKVLEQKAYMLFYVRDRKNVGSKNHVNALQKDNMVMNAIGNAAYSKLNLELKEKIQNGSDKRKLNGAAALSGRAAPVTALPNEAPSENMSSNINGKLTAENLDLGRNAKCESMVPPTKAPLKEYSSMELNSSVNGSGGTSNGGHVATDTCHNTSGVVEEQSTNTVLLSDSRPQVSMYKKETSSSIAMPSGCKDSDEDKPCESAEKAPDSAVLSRLSRDQCKMNASGSRMPTGAIGELGKSIRDEQAPKKAVGPNTEVTVENGQRINVQSKEPLRLGITKKKRQDLKVKRKLLKYQAVTTSLSSNLILGGGLCLRKKKHKQKLMRKQSSMLKKSPDTKDMLSENGLPSKLGQSTSKESFPQAVVDKSTCSREKKAKFVSDGDSSSISGDAIDKDFRKRILLDGSTVSAEKQPDIRQLTAQGAGMSAEHQRELRQNDVMNMLTRGLEETTVGRWDDIGVSLSTKYKTRASGAAGQIGYIGDEWDEEYDRGKRKKVRVPVVSFDGPNLFQEIANKRSKTKRAKLDRSRDGNQPFRI, encoded by the exons ATGGCGGAAACGGCGACGACGATGATCAGTTCGAATGGGGTGGGCAGGACTGAACCGGAGTTCGATTCGGTGGCGTTGTTCCATAGGAGGATTGAGTTCCATCAAGCTCAGAAGCATTTCAATGGTTTTGTAAACGAGAGCAGCAATGGGTTTAAGCTGGTGAAGCTGAACTCGGTCAAGGCTTCCGGTTTCGCCCCTAAAAACGAAAAATCATTGGAGCATTCTGATGTCGGGATGGATCCTGAGCTCAGCTTCGAGATTACATTTCGCAGAATT GGTGCAGGTTTGCGTAACCTTGGAAACACTTGTTTCCTTAATTCGGTACTGCAATGCCTGACATATACTGCACCATTAGCTGCCTATCTTCAAAGTGGAAAGCATCAAAATTCTT GTCGTACTGCCGGGTTTTGTGCATTATGTGCCATCCAGGAACATGTCAGTCGAGCTCTGCAGTCAAGCGGGAGGATTCTAGAGCCTAAGGATCTTGTGTCGAACTTGAGAT gcaTATCTCGGAGCTTTCGCAATGCCAGGCAAGAAGATGCTCATGAGTTTATGGTGAATCTGCTCGAATCAATGCATAAGTGCTGCTTACCATGTGGAGTGCCAAGTGAATCTCCTAGTGCTTACGAGAAAAGCTTGGTCCACAAGATATTTGGTGGTCGATTGCGAAGTCAG GTGAAATGCATGCAGTGCTCGTACTGCTCTAACAAATTTGATCCATTCTTGGATCTAAGTCTAGAAATACAGAAAGCAGACTCATTGTATAAGGCACTTGCTCATTTCACCGCCAAAGAGCAGTTAGATGGAGGTGCCAGGGAATATCAGTGTGATCAATGTAAACAGAAAGTAAAGGCTTCGAAGCAGCTAACAGTACACAAGGCACCTCAAGTACTCGCTGTTCACCTGAAGCGTTTCAGTTCGCATTCTCCTGGCCAAAAAGTTGATAAAAGAGTTGCTTTTGAACCTACCTTGGACTTGAAACCTTTTGTCACTGGCCCCTAT GATGGGGATCTGAAATACACTCTCTATGGAGTTCTTGTTCATTATGGTTGGAGCACTCATTCCGGCCATTATTACTGTTTTGTTCGCACATCGAGTGGCATGTGGTATTCCCTTGATGACAATCAG GTTGTCCAAGTTAATGAGAGGAAAGTTCTGGAACAGAAGGCCTATATGTTGTTCTATGTTCGTGATAGAAAAAACGTTGGCTCGAAGAATCATGTTAATGCCCTTCAGAAAGATAACATGGTGATGAATGCCATCGGAAATGCTGCATATTCAAAATTGAACTTGGAATTGAAAGAGAAAATCCAAAACGGTTCAGATAAGAGAAAGTTAAATGGCGCTGCAGCTTTATCCGGGAGGGCTGCACCGGTGACTGCTCTACCAAATGAGGCTCCTTCGGAAAATATGTCCTCAAACATTAATGGCAAATTGACAGCTGAGAATTTGGACCTTGGAAGAAATGCCAAGTGTGAATCGATGGTGCCACCGACAAAGGCTCCACTGAAGGAATATTCTTCGATGGAATTAAATTCAAGCGTTAATGGCTCTGGCGGTACTTCAAATGGAGGTCATGTTGCAACAGATACCTGCCACAACACGTCGGGTGTTGTAGAAGAGCAGAGTACAAACACAGTTTTATTGTCCGACAGTAGGCCTCAAGTTTCAATGTATAAGAAAGAAACAAGTAGCTCTATTGCCATGCCATCGGGCTGCAAGGATAGTGACGAGGACAAACCTTGTGAATCAGCTGAGAAGGCTCCTGACAGTGCTGTGCTCAGCAGATTATCTCGAGACCAATGCAAAATG AATGCTAGCGGAAGCAGAATGCCCACGGGAGCAATTGGTGAACTAGGGAAAAGCATTCGAGACGAGCAGGCACCAAAGAAGGCTGTCGGTCCAAATACTGAGGTAACTGTTGAAAATGGGCAAAGAATCAATGTGCAGTCGAAAGAGCCTCTCAGACTTGGGATAACTAAGAAGAAAAGGCAAGACCTTAAAGTAAAAAGGAAGCTCTTGAAGTATCAGGCAGTCACCACATCACTCAGCTCTAACCTTATATTAGGTGGGGGCCTCTGCTTACGAAAGAAAAAGCACAAGCAGAAACTGATGAGAAAGCAAAGTTCTATGCTTAAGAAGTCTCCCGATACGAAGGATATGTTAAGTGAGAATGGGTTACCATCAAAGCTAGGACAATCGACATCTAAAGAATCATTTCCTCAAGCTGTTGTTGACAAATCTACTTGCTCTCGGGAAAAGAAAGCCAAATTTGTTTCAGATGGTGATAGTAGTAGCATATCAGGTGATGCTATTGATAAAGACTTTAGAAAGAGGATTCTTCTCGATGGCTCCACAGTTTCTGCTGAAAAGCAACCTGACATAAGGCAATTGACTGCTCAAGGAGCGGGGATGTCTGCAGAGCACCAAAGAGAGTTGAGGCAAAATGATGTCATGAACATGCTTACCAGGGGCTTAGAAGAGACAACCG TTGGTCGTTGGGATGACATTGGTGTTTCACTATCTACTAAATATAAGACAAGAGCATCAGGAGCTGCTGGCCAAATCGGTTATATTGGGGATGAGTG GGATGAGGAGTACGACAGAGGAAAGAGGAAGAAGGTAAGGGTCCCCGTTGTTAGCTTCGATGGACCAAACTTATTCCAAGAAATTGCAAACAAAAGATCGAAAACAAAGAGAGCAAAGCTCGACAGATCCAGAGATGGGAACCAGCCATTTAGGATATGA
- the LOC131021769 gene encoding ubiquitin carboxyl-terminal hydrolase 23-like isoform X2, whose amino-acid sequence MAETATTMISSNGVGRTEPEFDSVALFHRRIEFHQAQKHFNGFVNESSNGFKLVKLNSVKASGFAPKNEKSLEHSDVGMDPELSFEITFRRIGAGLRNLGNTCFLNSVLQCLTYTAPLAAYLQSGKHQNSCRTAGFCALCAIQEHVSRALQSSGRILEPKDLVSNLRCISRSFRNARQEDAHEFMVNLLESMHKCCLPCGVPSESPSAYEKSLVHKIFGGRLRSQVKCMQCSYCSNKFDPFLDLSLEIQKADSLYKALAHFTAKEQLDGGAREYQCDQCKQKVKASKQLTVHKAPQVLAVHLKRFSSHSPGQKVDKRVAFEPTLDLKPFVTGPYDGDLKYTLYGVLVHYGWSTHSGHYYCFVRTSSGMWYSLDDNQVVQVNERKVLEQKAYMLFYVRDRKNVGSKNHVNALQKDNMVMNAIGNAAYSKLNLELKEKIQNGSDKRKLNGAAALSGRAAPVTALPNEAPSENMSSNINGKLTAENLDLGRNAKCESMVPPTKAPLKEYSSMELNSSVNGSGGTSNGGHVATDTCHNTSGVVEEQSTNTVLLSDSRPQVSMYKKETSSSIAMPSGCKDSDEDKPCESAEKAPDSAVLSRLSRDQCKMVGPISEMNASGSRMPTGAIGELGKSIRDEQAPKKAVGPNTEVTVENGQRINVQSKEPLRLGITKKKRQDLKVKRKLLKYQAVTTSLSSNLILGGGLCLRKKKHKQKLMRKQSSMLKKSPDTKDMLSENGLPSKLGQSTSKESFPQAVVDKSTCSREKKAKFVSDGDSSSISGDAIDKDFRKRILLDGSTVSAEKQPDIRQLTAQGAGMSAEHQRELRQNDVMNMLTRGLEETTVGRWDDIGVSLSTKYKTRASGAAGQIGYIGDEWDEEYDRGKRKKVRVPVVSFDGPNLFQEIANKRSKTKRAKLDRSRDGNQPFRI is encoded by the exons ATGGCGGAAACGGCGACGACGATGATCAGTTCGAATGGGGTGGGCAGGACTGAACCGGAGTTCGATTCGGTGGCGTTGTTCCATAGGAGGATTGAGTTCCATCAAGCTCAGAAGCATTTCAATGGTTTTGTAAACGAGAGCAGCAATGGGTTTAAGCTGGTGAAGCTGAACTCGGTCAAGGCTTCCGGTTTCGCCCCTAAAAACGAAAAATCATTGGAGCATTCTGATGTCGGGATGGATCCTGAGCTCAGCTTCGAGATTACATTTCGCAGAATT GGTGCAGGTTTGCGTAACCTTGGAAACACTTGTTTCCTTAATTCGGTACTGCAATGCCTGACATATACTGCACCATTAGCTGCCTATCTTCAAAGTGGAAAGCATCAAAATTCTT GTCGTACTGCCGGGTTTTGTGCATTATGTGCCATCCAGGAACATGTCAGTCGAGCTCTGCAGTCAAGCGGGAGGATTCTAGAGCCTAAGGATCTTGTGTCGAACTTGAGAT gcaTATCTCGGAGCTTTCGCAATGCCAGGCAAGAAGATGCTCATGAGTTTATGGTGAATCTGCTCGAATCAATGCATAAGTGCTGCTTACCATGTGGAGTGCCAAGTGAATCTCCTAGTGCTTACGAGAAAAGCTTGGTCCACAAGATATTTGGTGGTCGATTGCGAAGTCAG GTGAAATGCATGCAGTGCTCGTACTGCTCTAACAAATTTGATCCATTCTTGGATCTAAGTCTAGAAATACAGAAAGCAGACTCATTGTATAAGGCACTTGCTCATTTCACCGCCAAAGAGCAGTTAGATGGAGGTGCCAGGGAATATCAGTGTGATCAATGTAAACAGAAAGTAAAGGCTTCGAAGCAGCTAACAGTACACAAGGCACCTCAAGTACTCGCTGTTCACCTGAAGCGTTTCAGTTCGCATTCTCCTGGCCAAAAAGTTGATAAAAGAGTTGCTTTTGAACCTACCTTGGACTTGAAACCTTTTGTCACTGGCCCCTAT GATGGGGATCTGAAATACACTCTCTATGGAGTTCTTGTTCATTATGGTTGGAGCACTCATTCCGGCCATTATTACTGTTTTGTTCGCACATCGAGTGGCATGTGGTATTCCCTTGATGACAATCAG GTTGTCCAAGTTAATGAGAGGAAAGTTCTGGAACAGAAGGCCTATATGTTGTTCTATGTTCGTGATAGAAAAAACGTTGGCTCGAAGAATCATGTTAATGCCCTTCAGAAAGATAACATGGTGATGAATGCCATCGGAAATGCTGCATATTCAAAATTGAACTTGGAATTGAAAGAGAAAATCCAAAACGGTTCAGATAAGAGAAAGTTAAATGGCGCTGCAGCTTTATCCGGGAGGGCTGCACCGGTGACTGCTCTACCAAATGAGGCTCCTTCGGAAAATATGTCCTCAAACATTAATGGCAAATTGACAGCTGAGAATTTGGACCTTGGAAGAAATGCCAAGTGTGAATCGATGGTGCCACCGACAAAGGCTCCACTGAAGGAATATTCTTCGATGGAATTAAATTCAAGCGTTAATGGCTCTGGCGGTACTTCAAATGGAGGTCATGTTGCAACAGATACCTGCCACAACACGTCGGGTGTTGTAGAAGAGCAGAGTACAAACACAGTTTTATTGTCCGACAGTAGGCCTCAAGTTTCAATGTATAAGAAAGAAACAAGTAGCTCTATTGCCATGCCATCGGGCTGCAAGGATAGTGACGAGGACAAACCTTGTGAATCAGCTGAGAAGGCTCCTGACAGTGCTGTGCTCAGCAGATTATCTCGAGACCAATGCAAAATGGTTGGCCCCATTTCTGAAATG AATGCTAGCGGAAGCAGAATGCCCACGGGAGCAATTGGTGAACTAGGGAAAAGCATTCGAGACGAGCAGGCACCAAAGAAGGCTGTCGGTCCAAATACTGAGGTAACTGTTGAAAATGGGCAAAGAATCAATGTGCAGTCGAAAGAGCCTCTCAGACTTGGGATAACTAAGAAGAAAAGGCAAGACCTTAAAGTAAAAAGGAAGCTCTTGAAGTATCAGGCAGTCACCACATCACTCAGCTCTAACCTTATATTAGGTGGGGGCCTCTGCTTACGAAAGAAAAAGCACAAGCAGAAACTGATGAGAAAGCAAAGTTCTATGCTTAAGAAGTCTCCCGATACGAAGGATATGTTAAGTGAGAATGGGTTACCATCAAAGCTAGGACAATCGACATCTAAAGAATCATTTCCTCAAGCTGTTGTTGACAAATCTACTTGCTCTCGGGAAAAGAAAGCCAAATTTGTTTCAGATGGTGATAGTAGTAGCATATCAGGTGATGCTATTGATAAAGACTTTAGAAAGAGGATTCTTCTCGATGGCTCCACAGTTTCTGCTGAAAAGCAACCTGACATAAGGCAATTGACTGCTCAAGGAGCGGGGATGTCTGCAGAGCACCAAAGAGAGTTGAGGCAAAATGATGTCATGAACATGCTTACCAGGGGCTTAGAAGAGACAACCG TTGGTCGTTGGGATGACATTGGTGTTTCACTATCTACTAAATATAAGACAAGAGCATCAGGAGCTGCTGGCCAAATCGGTTATATTGGGGATGAGTG GGATGAGGAGTACGACAGAGGAAAGAGGAAGAAGGTAAGGGTCCCCGTTGTTAGCTTCGATGGACCAAACTTATTCCAAGAAATTGCAAACAAAAGATCGAAAACAAAGAGAGCAAAGCTCGACAGATCCAGAGATGGGAACCAGCCATTTAGGATATGA
- the LOC131021769 gene encoding ubiquitin carboxyl-terminal hydrolase 23-like isoform X3: protein MAETATTMISSNGVGRTEPEFDSVALFHRRIEFHQAQKHFNGFVNESSNGFKLVKLNSVKASGFAPKNEKSLEHSDVGMDPELSFEITFRRIGAGLRNLGNTCFLNSVLQCLTYTAPLAAYLQSGKHQNSCRTAGFCALCAIQEHVSRALQSSGRILEPKDLVSNLRCISRSFRNARQEDAHEFMVNLLESMHKCCLPCGVPSESPSAYEKSLVHKIFGGRLRSQVKCMQCSYCSNKFDPFLDLSLEIQKADSLYKALAHFTAKEQLDGGAREYQCDQCKQKVKASKQLTVHKAPQVLAVHLKRFSSHSPGQKVDKRVAFEPTLDLKPFVTGPYDGDLKYTLYGVLVHYGWSTHSGHYYCFVRTSSGMWYSLDDNQVVQVNERKVLEQKAYMLFYVRDRKNVGSKNHVNALQKDNMVMNAIGNAAYSKLNLELKEKIQNGSDKRKLNGAAALSGRAAPVTALPNEAPSENMSSNINGKLTAENLDLGRNAKCESMVPPTKAPLKEYSSMELNSSVNGSGGTSNGGHVATDTCHNTSGVVEEQSTNTVLLSDSRPQVSMYKKETSSSIAMPSGCKDSDEDKPCESAEKAPDSAVLSRLSRDQCKMNASGSRMPTGAIGELGKSIRDEQAPKKAVGPNTEVTVENGQRINVQSKEPLRLGITKKKRQDLKVKRKLLKYQAVTTSLSSNLILGGGLCLRKKKHKQKLMRKQSSMLKKSPDTKDMLSENGLPSKLGQSTSKESFPQAVVDKSTCSREKKAKFVSDGDSSSISGDAIDKDFRKRILLDGSTVSAEKQPDIRQLTAQGAGMSAEHQRELRQNDVMNMLTRGLEETTGKEHVGRWDDIGVSLSTKYKTRASGAAGQIGYIGDEWDEEYDRGKRKKVRVPVVSFDGPNLFQEIANKRSKTKRAKLDRSRDGNQPFRI, encoded by the exons ATGGCGGAAACGGCGACGACGATGATCAGTTCGAATGGGGTGGGCAGGACTGAACCGGAGTTCGATTCGGTGGCGTTGTTCCATAGGAGGATTGAGTTCCATCAAGCTCAGAAGCATTTCAATGGTTTTGTAAACGAGAGCAGCAATGGGTTTAAGCTGGTGAAGCTGAACTCGGTCAAGGCTTCCGGTTTCGCCCCTAAAAACGAAAAATCATTGGAGCATTCTGATGTCGGGATGGATCCTGAGCTCAGCTTCGAGATTACATTTCGCAGAATT GGTGCAGGTTTGCGTAACCTTGGAAACACTTGTTTCCTTAATTCGGTACTGCAATGCCTGACATATACTGCACCATTAGCTGCCTATCTTCAAAGTGGAAAGCATCAAAATTCTT GTCGTACTGCCGGGTTTTGTGCATTATGTGCCATCCAGGAACATGTCAGTCGAGCTCTGCAGTCAAGCGGGAGGATTCTAGAGCCTAAGGATCTTGTGTCGAACTTGAGAT gcaTATCTCGGAGCTTTCGCAATGCCAGGCAAGAAGATGCTCATGAGTTTATGGTGAATCTGCTCGAATCAATGCATAAGTGCTGCTTACCATGTGGAGTGCCAAGTGAATCTCCTAGTGCTTACGAGAAAAGCTTGGTCCACAAGATATTTGGTGGTCGATTGCGAAGTCAG GTGAAATGCATGCAGTGCTCGTACTGCTCTAACAAATTTGATCCATTCTTGGATCTAAGTCTAGAAATACAGAAAGCAGACTCATTGTATAAGGCACTTGCTCATTTCACCGCCAAAGAGCAGTTAGATGGAGGTGCCAGGGAATATCAGTGTGATCAATGTAAACAGAAAGTAAAGGCTTCGAAGCAGCTAACAGTACACAAGGCACCTCAAGTACTCGCTGTTCACCTGAAGCGTTTCAGTTCGCATTCTCCTGGCCAAAAAGTTGATAAAAGAGTTGCTTTTGAACCTACCTTGGACTTGAAACCTTTTGTCACTGGCCCCTAT GATGGGGATCTGAAATACACTCTCTATGGAGTTCTTGTTCATTATGGTTGGAGCACTCATTCCGGCCATTATTACTGTTTTGTTCGCACATCGAGTGGCATGTGGTATTCCCTTGATGACAATCAG GTTGTCCAAGTTAATGAGAGGAAAGTTCTGGAACAGAAGGCCTATATGTTGTTCTATGTTCGTGATAGAAAAAACGTTGGCTCGAAGAATCATGTTAATGCCCTTCAGAAAGATAACATGGTGATGAATGCCATCGGAAATGCTGCATATTCAAAATTGAACTTGGAATTGAAAGAGAAAATCCAAAACGGTTCAGATAAGAGAAAGTTAAATGGCGCTGCAGCTTTATCCGGGAGGGCTGCACCGGTGACTGCTCTACCAAATGAGGCTCCTTCGGAAAATATGTCCTCAAACATTAATGGCAAATTGACAGCTGAGAATTTGGACCTTGGAAGAAATGCCAAGTGTGAATCGATGGTGCCACCGACAAAGGCTCCACTGAAGGAATATTCTTCGATGGAATTAAATTCAAGCGTTAATGGCTCTGGCGGTACTTCAAATGGAGGTCATGTTGCAACAGATACCTGCCACAACACGTCGGGTGTTGTAGAAGAGCAGAGTACAAACACAGTTTTATTGTCCGACAGTAGGCCTCAAGTTTCAATGTATAAGAAAGAAACAAGTAGCTCTATTGCCATGCCATCGGGCTGCAAGGATAGTGACGAGGACAAACCTTGTGAATCAGCTGAGAAGGCTCCTGACAGTGCTGTGCTCAGCAGATTATCTCGAGACCAATGCAAAATG AATGCTAGCGGAAGCAGAATGCCCACGGGAGCAATTGGTGAACTAGGGAAAAGCATTCGAGACGAGCAGGCACCAAAGAAGGCTGTCGGTCCAAATACTGAGGTAACTGTTGAAAATGGGCAAAGAATCAATGTGCAGTCGAAAGAGCCTCTCAGACTTGGGATAACTAAGAAGAAAAGGCAAGACCTTAAAGTAAAAAGGAAGCTCTTGAAGTATCAGGCAGTCACCACATCACTCAGCTCTAACCTTATATTAGGTGGGGGCCTCTGCTTACGAAAGAAAAAGCACAAGCAGAAACTGATGAGAAAGCAAAGTTCTATGCTTAAGAAGTCTCCCGATACGAAGGATATGTTAAGTGAGAATGGGTTACCATCAAAGCTAGGACAATCGACATCTAAAGAATCATTTCCTCAAGCTGTTGTTGACAAATCTACTTGCTCTCGGGAAAAGAAAGCCAAATTTGTTTCAGATGGTGATAGTAGTAGCATATCAGGTGATGCTATTGATAAAGACTTTAGAAAGAGGATTCTTCTCGATGGCTCCACAGTTTCTGCTGAAAAGCAACCTGACATAAGGCAATTGACTGCTCAAGGAGCGGGGATGTCTGCAGAGCACCAAAGAGAGTTGAGGCAAAATGATGTCATGAACATGCTTACCAGGGGCTTAGAAGAGACAACCGGTAAAGAACACG TTGGTCGTTGGGATGACATTGGTGTTTCACTATCTACTAAATATAAGACAAGAGCATCAGGAGCTGCTGGCCAAATCGGTTATATTGGGGATGAGTG GGATGAGGAGTACGACAGAGGAAAGAGGAAGAAGGTAAGGGTCCCCGTTGTTAGCTTCGATGGACCAAACTTATTCCAAGAAATTGCAAACAAAAGATCGAAAACAAAGAGAGCAAAGCTCGACAGATCCAGAGATGGGAACCAGCCATTTAGGATATGA